In a single window of the Bacillus carboniphilus genome:
- a CDS encoding chromate transporter — translation MKLWNLFAAFFRVGIFGFGGGPSSIPLFHKEVVGKYKWMDDDEFSEVLALGNALPGPIATKMAGYIGYRVSGIPGLIVALAANIVPTIIAMILLLTVLNAYKDEPWVQGMSEAVVPVVMVMLGVLTWDFFKKSYGALGWIPAAAMVVVAYVLIELVQVHPAFIIGALLLFALLKKDPLEDKQELSEKEAG, via the coding sequence ATGAAACTTTGGAATTTGTTTGCTGCCTTCTTTAGAGTTGGAATATTTGGGTTTGGAGGAGGTCCATCTTCCATTCCCCTTTTTCATAAAGAGGTTGTTGGAAAGTATAAATGGATGGATGATGATGAATTTTCGGAGGTATTGGCCCTCGGGAATGCACTTCCAGGACCGATTGCGACGAAAATGGCAGGTTATATCGGCTATCGGGTGAGCGGAATTCCGGGTCTTATCGTAGCCCTTGCCGCCAACATCGTTCCAACCATTATCGCCATGATTTTATTATTAACCGTATTGAACGCGTACAAGGATGAGCCATGGGTACAAGGGATGTCTGAAGCAGTAGTTCCTGTTGTTATGGTCATGCTCGGTGTGTTGACATGGGATTTTTTCAAAAAGTCTTACGGTGCGCTAGGTTGGATTCCAGCTGCCGCGATGGTAGTTGTAGCCTATGTTCTCATTGAACTTGTTCAGGTTCATCCGGCCTTTATCATCGGTGCCCTTCTTCTGTTTGCTCTACTGAAAAAAGATCCGTTAGAAGACAAGCAAGAGTTAAGTGAGAAGGAGGCAGGATGA
- a CDS encoding DUF1028 domain-containing protein yields the protein MTFSIVGYDPKEKEWGIAVQSKFLGVGSVVPWAKAGVGAVATQSYANTAYGPKGLELLEQGLSAEEVIQKLTEEDPDRDLRQVGIVDSKGRAASFTGKGCYDWAGGETGTHFAAQGNILVDENTVAAMAKAFQETEGSLAERLLTALEKGQEAGGDSRGMQSASLLVVKEKGGYGGYNDRYIDLRVEDHKEPIQELKRIYHIHRLYFSSPVPKKIVPIEGDVKAQLTTELKRLQFVSSSELSDEELQNALTKYIHSENFEMREQEQGLLDLDILDFMKKQ from the coding sequence GTGACATTTTCAATTGTTGGATATGACCCAAAGGAAAAAGAGTGGGGTATTGCGGTTCAATCTAAGTTTTTAGGTGTGGGATCAGTGGTTCCTTGGGCAAAAGCAGGAGTTGGAGCTGTTGCCACCCAGTCCTATGCAAATACGGCTTACGGTCCAAAGGGACTTGAGCTTCTGGAACAAGGTCTGTCTGCAGAAGAAGTGATTCAAAAGTTGACCGAAGAAGACCCGGACCGAGACTTAAGACAAGTGGGCATTGTTGATTCTAAAGGTCGAGCAGCTAGTTTTACAGGAAAAGGGTGTTACGACTGGGCTGGTGGTGAAACAGGTACTCACTTTGCAGCACAGGGGAATATCTTAGTAGATGAAAATACGGTTGCTGCAATGGCCAAAGCTTTTCAGGAAACAGAAGGCTCACTAGCGGAAAGGCTGTTAACGGCTCTTGAAAAAGGTCAAGAAGCGGGAGGAGACAGCAGGGGTATGCAGTCGGCGTCTCTTCTCGTGGTAAAAGAAAAAGGCGGTTACGGTGGTTACAATGACCGCTACATTGATTTAAGAGTCGAGGACCATAAGGAACCGATTCAAGAACTGAAACGGATTTATCACATCCACCGACTCTATTTTTCTAGCCCAGTTCCGAAAAAAATTGTCCCTATTGAGGGAGACGTTAAAGCTCAACTAACAACCGAACTAAAACGTCTTCAATTCGTAAGCAGTTCTGAACTTTCGGATGAGGAATTACAAAACGCGCTTACTAAATACATTCATTCCGAAAACTTTGAGATGAGAGAACAAGAACAGGGTCTGTTGGACTTAGATATATTAGACTTTATGAAAAAACAATAG
- the hpf gene encoding ribosome hibernation-promoting factor, HPF/YfiA family, with translation MKYNIRGENIEVTAALRDYVEKKISKLERYFTESPDANVHVNLKVLPDKFARVEVTIPMTQLVLRAEEGHQDMYAAIDLILDKLERQIRKHKTKVNRKFREKGSTKELFTGFEESASAVATEEADTDYDLELVRTKRFDLKPMDSEEAILQMNMLGHNFYVFTDAESNKTNVVYKRKDGKYGLIETT, from the coding sequence ATGAAGTATAACATTCGTGGTGAAAACATTGAAGTTACAGCAGCATTACGAGATTATGTGGAGAAAAAGATTAGTAAGCTGGAAAGGTACTTTACTGAATCTCCTGATGCCAATGTCCATGTTAATTTAAAAGTGTTACCTGATAAATTTGCGAGAGTGGAAGTGACCATTCCGATGACGCAATTGGTTCTTCGAGCAGAAGAGGGACATCAGGATATGTATGCAGCGATTGATTTAATCCTCGACAAATTAGAGAGACAAATCCGTAAGCATAAGACGAAGGTCAACCGTAAGTTTAGAGAAAAGGGTAGTACGAAGGAACTCTTTACTGGGTTTGAAGAAAGTGCTTCAGCTGTTGCGACAGAGGAAGCTGATACAGATTATGACTTAGAATTAGTGAGAACGAAGCGCTTCGACCTGAAGCCAATGGATAGCGAAGAAGCAATTTTACAAATGAACATGTTAGGACATAACTTTTATGTCTTTACCGATGCAGAATCTAACAAAACCAATGTCGTCTACAAGCGTAAAGACGGCAAATATGGGTTAATTGAGACAACTTAA
- a CDS encoding chromate transporter yields the protein MVYWHIFLAFFIPGIVGYGGGPASIPLVENEVVDRYGWLSTQEFSEVVALGNSLPGPIATKMAGYIGYDVGGVLGAIIGVFATVAPSLILMVTLLGILLKFKDSPKVKRLSTYIRPIIAVLLGIMTINFFTTSQGGVGIWQTIGIGVVAFILLEKVKVHPAYVIAMALVYGGVFLA from the coding sequence ATGGTTTATTGGCATATATTTTTAGCGTTTTTTATTCCGGGTATTGTCGGCTACGGTGGTGGTCCTGCTTCAATTCCACTGGTTGAAAACGAGGTAGTGGACCGTTACGGTTGGTTATCTACGCAGGAATTTAGTGAAGTAGTTGCCCTTGGGAATTCACTTCCTGGTCCAATCGCGACGAAAATGGCTGGATACATTGGATATGATGTGGGTGGAGTGCTTGGTGCCATTATTGGTGTGTTTGCAACCGTTGCCCCTTCACTTATCTTAATGGTTACCTTGCTCGGAATTTTATTGAAGTTTAAAGATTCACCAAAAGTAAAAAGACTAAGTACGTACATCCGACCGATCATTGCCGTTTTATTAGGTATTATGACGATTAACTTTTTCACTACTTCACAGGGTGGAGTAGGCATTTGGCAAACAATCGGAATTGGGGTAGTTGCTTTTATCTTATTAGAAAAAGTGAAAGTTCACCCAGCCTATGTGATCGCTATGGCGTTAGTGTACGGAGGCGTTTTCTTAGCTTAA
- the fliS gene encoding flagellar export chaperone FliS, with protein MAMKNPYQKYQDNSVNTATAGELTLMLYNGCIKFIKLAKKGIEDKNIEVKNTNIQKAQKIVQELMVTLNPEVAISQQLMPLYDYMNRRLMEANVQNDSSILDEVEGLATEFRDTWKQVIQLNKKPTAAGADSSVSG; from the coding sequence ATGGCCATGAAAAATCCATACCAAAAATACCAAGATAATTCCGTTAATACCGCCACAGCGGGTGAGTTAACCTTAATGCTATATAACGGTTGTATCAAATTTATTAAGCTCGCAAAAAAGGGAATCGAAGATAAGAACATTGAAGTAAAAAATACAAATATCCAAAAAGCACAAAAGATTGTTCAAGAACTAATGGTTACTTTAAATCCAGAAGTAGCTATTTCACAACAATTGATGCCACTATACGACTATATGAACCGTCGTCTAATGGAAGCCAACGTACAAAATGACTCTTCCATTTTAGACGAAGTTGAAGGCTTAGCAACCGAATTCCGTGATACCTGGAAACAAGTCATCCAACTAAACAAAAAACCAACAGCAGCTGGAGCCGATTCAAGTGTCAGTGGTTAA
- a CDS encoding gamma-glutamyltransferase family protein — protein MTTDHLFNPYPSQRVTTFGKNGMVATSQPLASQAGLEILQKGGNAIDAAIATAAALTVVEPTSNGIGSDAFALVWVKDKLHGLNASGKSPQSISIEAVKERGHEKMPTFGLTPVTVPGAPGAWAELSKKFGKLPLTEVLKPAIRLAEEGYPISPILGKFWGLAHKRFKQEFKSEEFQPWFDTFAPNGKAPEIGEVWRSEGHARTLQSIAETNAESFYRGELAEKIDAFSKKHGGFIAKEDLAAFEPEWVDPISVNYRGYDVWEIPPNGQGIVALMGLNIAQGFEMKHREDVDTVHHQMEAMKLAFTDGKAFITDPKDMKITNEELLSEEYAAARRALIGDTAIEPSPYTPPKGGTVYLAAADSEGNMISYIQSNYMGFGSGIVVPGTGISLQNRGHDFSLDPEHHNALKPGKKTYHTIIPGFLTKDNEAVGPFGVMGGYMQPQGHMQVVMNTVDFGLNPQAALDAPRWQWTEGKKFMVEPHFPTHVAQALARKGHQITVALDGGGFGRGQIIWRDPKTGVLMGGTESRTDGAIAAW, from the coding sequence ATGACTACAGATCATTTATTTAACCCGTACCCATCACAACGTGTGACAACCTTTGGAAAGAACGGAATGGTGGCGACATCACAACCGTTAGCTTCTCAAGCAGGTCTTGAAATTTTACAAAAGGGTGGGAACGCGATTGATGCAGCGATTGCGACAGCTGCTGCACTGACTGTTGTTGAACCTACTTCAAACGGAATCGGAAGTGACGCGTTTGCCCTAGTTTGGGTGAAGGATAAGCTTCACGGATTAAATGCAAGTGGAAAGTCTCCACAAAGCATCTCCATTGAAGCAGTAAAAGAACGCGGACATGAGAAAATGCCAACATTCGGATTAACTCCAGTTACAGTACCTGGTGCACCTGGTGCTTGGGCAGAGCTTTCGAAAAAATTCGGAAAGCTACCTCTTACTGAAGTTTTAAAACCTGCTATTCGATTAGCAGAAGAAGGTTACCCTATTAGCCCAATCTTAGGTAAGTTCTGGGGCTTAGCTCATAAACGCTTTAAGCAAGAATTCAAGAGTGAAGAGTTCCAACCATGGTTTGATACATTCGCTCCGAATGGAAAAGCTCCAGAAATCGGTGAGGTTTGGCGTTCTGAAGGTCATGCGCGCACGCTTCAATCGATTGCAGAAACGAATGCAGAAAGCTTTTACCGTGGAGAGCTAGCTGAAAAAATCGATGCTTTCTCTAAAAAGCATGGTGGTTTCATTGCTAAAGAGGACCTAGCTGCATTTGAACCAGAATGGGTTGATCCTATTTCAGTGAACTACCGTGGCTATGACGTATGGGAAATCCCACCGAATGGTCAAGGAATTGTGGCCCTAATGGGATTAAATATCGCACAAGGCTTCGAAATGAAACACCGTGAAGATGTGGATACAGTGCACCATCAAATGGAAGCGATGAAATTAGCTTTCACGGATGGAAAAGCATTTATTACAGACCCTAAAGATATGAAGATTACGAATGAAGAGTTACTTTCTGAAGAATACGCTGCAGCGCGTCGTGCGTTGATTGGAGATACTGCGATTGAGCCATCTCCATACACACCTCCAAAAGGTGGAACAGTGTACTTGGCAGCTGCTGACAGTGAAGGAAACATGATTTCCTACATTCAAAGTAACTACATGGGCTTTGGTTCAGGGATTGTCGTTCCAGGAACAGGAATATCCCTACAAAACCGCGGGCACGATTTCTCATTAGATCCAGAGCATCATAATGCGCTAAAACCAGGGAAGAAAACGTACCATACGATTATTCCTGGCTTCTTAACGAAGGACAATGAGGCAGTTGGACCGTTCGGAGTAATGGGAGGTTACATGCAACCACAAGGTCATATGCAGGTTGTCATGAACACGGTTGACTTTGGCTTAAATCCTCAAGCAGCATTGGATGCGCCAAGATGGCAATGGACGGAAGGGAAGAAGTTTATGGTAGAGCCACATTTCCCTACACATGTTGCTCAGGCATTGGCTCGTAAAGGACATCAGATTACAGTAGCCCTTGATGGCGGTGGCTTCGGTCGTGGTCAGATTATCTGGAGAGATCCGAAGACAGGTGTCTTGATGGGTGGAACTGAATCTAGAACAGATGGTGCGATTGCCGCTTGGTAA
- the secA gene encoding preprotein translocase subunit SecA, producing the protein MAGILNKIFDPNKRDLKRLEKIADKIEALASDMEKLSDEQLRAKTDEFKDRYQKGETLDDLLVEAFAVVRESSKRILGMYPFRVQLMGGVALHEGNIAEMKTGEGKTLTSTMPVYLNAITGKGVHVITVNDYLAGRDATEMGQLFEALGLTVGLNQNGLSKEEKQAAYNADITYGTNNEFGFDYLRDNMVLYKEQMVQRPLHFAVIDEVDSILIDEARTPLIISGSARKSTELYIQANAFVRTLKREDDFTYDEKTKGVQLTEQGMSKAEKFFGIENLFDLANVTVNHHVNQSLRAHSSMQRDVDYVVQDGEVVIVDQFTGRLMKGRRYSDGLHQAIEAKEGLDIQNESMTMATITFQNYFRMYEKLSGMTGTAKTEEEEFRNIYNMNVIAIPTNKPIARDDRPDLIYASMDGKFRAVVEEISERHQKGQPVLVGTVAIETSELISKLLTKKGIRHNVLNAKNHGREAEIIANAGQQGAVTIATNMAGRGTDIKLGEGVKEVGGLAVVGTERHESRRIDNQLRGRSGRQGDPGVTQFYLSMEDELMRRFGSDNMKNMMSRLGMDDSQPIQSKIVSRAVESAQKRVEGNNFDARKQLLQYDDVLRQQREIIYGQRSEVLESENLREIVEKMIKSVIERNVEAYMPRNEDEEDWNLQGLIDFINANLLREGDITLEDIKRKEHEDVVDMVYSKVIERYNEKEESMEAERMREFEKVIVLRSVDSKWIDHIDAMDQLRQGIHLRAYGQINPLREYQHEGFAMFEDMIANIEEDVAKYVMKAEIRENLQRQEVAKGHAVNPGQSDGDNKKKRMPVRKTVDVGRNDPCPCGSGKKYKQCHGAAE; encoded by the coding sequence ATGGCTGGAATTTTAAATAAAATTTTTGATCCGAATAAGCGTGACTTAAAGCGCCTTGAGAAAATTGCGGACAAAATTGAAGCATTAGCTTCTGATATGGAGAAGCTTTCGGACGAGCAGCTTCGTGCGAAAACGGATGAGTTTAAGGATCGTTATCAAAAAGGGGAAACACTGGATGACCTTTTAGTTGAGGCATTTGCGGTTGTACGTGAATCTTCCAAACGGATCCTTGGGATGTATCCTTTCCGCGTTCAGCTAATGGGGGGCGTGGCTCTTCATGAAGGTAATATTGCAGAGATGAAAACAGGGGAAGGTAAAACATTAACTTCCACGATGCCTGTTTATTTAAATGCGATTACTGGTAAAGGTGTTCATGTCATCACGGTGAACGATTACTTGGCGGGTCGTGACGCGACTGAGATGGGGCAGCTTTTTGAAGCGCTTGGTCTTACAGTTGGCCTGAACCAAAATGGACTTTCAAAAGAGGAAAAACAAGCTGCATACAATGCAGATATCACATATGGTACAAACAATGAGTTTGGATTCGATTATCTTCGTGACAACATGGTGTTGTATAAAGAGCAAATGGTCCAACGTCCATTGCACTTTGCTGTAATCGATGAGGTCGACTCCATTTTAATCGATGAAGCGAGAACGCCTTTGATTATTTCGGGGTCTGCTAGAAAATCGACGGAGCTTTACATTCAAGCGAATGCGTTTGTTCGTACGTTAAAAAGAGAAGACGACTTCACTTATGATGAAAAAACAAAAGGTGTTCAGCTGACAGAACAAGGGATGTCAAAGGCTGAGAAATTCTTTGGTATTGAAAACTTATTCGATCTTGCAAACGTAACAGTGAACCACCACGTTAACCAATCTCTACGTGCACATTCTTCTATGCAACGCGACGTAGATTACGTGGTTCAAGATGGTGAGGTTGTCATCGTTGACCAATTTACGGGTCGTTTGATGAAAGGTCGTCGTTATAGTGATGGTCTCCACCAAGCTATTGAAGCAAAAGAAGGCTTGGACATTCAAAACGAGAGTATGACCATGGCAACGATTACGTTCCAGAACTACTTCCGTATGTACGAAAAGCTTTCCGGTATGACAGGTACAGCGAAGACGGAGGAAGAGGAATTCCGTAACATTTATAACATGAATGTTATTGCGATTCCTACGAACAAGCCGATTGCTCGTGATGACCGTCCGGATTTAATCTACGCGTCTATGGATGGAAAGTTCCGTGCGGTTGTTGAGGAAATTTCAGAACGTCATCAAAAAGGACAACCTGTTCTTGTTGGTACGGTTGCCATCGAAACTTCTGAATTGATTTCAAAGCTTCTCACTAAAAAAGGGATTCGCCACAACGTTTTGAACGCGAAAAACCATGGTCGTGAGGCTGAAATTATCGCAAACGCTGGCCAACAAGGTGCAGTTACGATCGCAACAAACATGGCTGGTCGTGGTACCGATATTAAACTTGGTGAAGGTGTAAAAGAAGTTGGCGGTTTAGCGGTTGTTGGTACAGAGCGACATGAGAGTCGTCGTATTGATAACCAGTTACGTGGACGTTCTGGACGTCAAGGGGACCCAGGGGTTACTCAATTTTATCTATCTATGGAAGATGAATTGATGCGCCGTTTCGGTTCTGACAATATGAAAAACATGATGAGTCGTCTTGGAATGGATGATTCACAACCCATTCAAAGTAAGATTGTTTCCCGTGCTGTTGAATCTGCACAAAAACGTGTAGAGGGTAACAACTTTGATGCACGTAAACAGCTTTTACAATATGATGATGTCCTTCGTCAGCAACGTGAAATCATTTATGGTCAACGTTCAGAAGTTCTTGAGTCTGAGAACTTAAGAGAAATCGTTGAGAAAATGATTAAATCTGTTATTGAACGAAACGTCGAGGCCTATATGCCAAGAAATGAAGATGAGGAAGATTGGAACCTACAAGGTTTAATTGACTTCATCAATGCGAATCTACTTCGTGAAGGCGACATTACGCTAGAGGACATCAAACGTAAAGAACATGAAGACGTTGTCGATATGGTGTACTCAAAGGTAATCGAGCGCTATAACGAAAAAGAAGAGTCCATGGAAGCTGAACGTATGCGTGAATTTGAAAAAGTTATCGTACTGCGTTCTGTTGACTCTAAGTGGATTGACCACATCGATGCGATGGATCAGCTTCGTCAAGGTATCCATTTACGTGCCTACGGTCAAATCAACCCACTTCGTGAATACCAGCATGAAGGTTTCGCTATGTTTGAAGACATGATCGCAAACATCGAAGAAGATGTAGCCAAATATGTCATGAAGGCAGAAATCCGTGAAAACCTACAGCGTCAAGAAGTGGCAAAAGGACATGCAGTCAACCCAGGTCAAAGCGACGGGGATAACAAGAAAAAACGCATGCCAGTCCGTAAAACAGTAGACGTCGGACGAAACGACCCATGCCCATGTGGTAGCGGTAAAAAATACAAACAATGTCACGGTGCGGCAGAATAA
- a CDS encoding flagellar hook-associated protein 2, whose translation MSMRIGGLASGMDIDQLVSDLMKAERMPLDKLTQKKTFLEWQRDDYREMNKLMFDFDSLIFDGVGKQGTFIQKTISSSNPDAVSVRNINSVSDFSGSVEVHQLAKSATMRNRIPVTLEPDKLLSEQGVTGTQTFIIRAIKPNGELQTQTTNAKGETIEEGFKLTFDPSKETLNSIISKINEKSGVNAFFDDATNQISFTAKNTGNVVSPTDLPEIELVDVAGTFLKETLNFHVNNKQAEANGVGTIGQNADLTYNGLRITRSTNNININGFELTLKKETAAGESVSFSSSPDVDKILETVVKFVDKYNEMIEKMNSKVDEKRYRDYQPLTSEQKEAMSEKEIELWEERAKSGTLRGDSVLQNGLNQMRRDLYTVVEGLTGVSQLAEIGIKTSSNYLEKGKLIIDEDKLRKAISDDPNGVYKLFNGATSNSEGIVDRLRETLKGTMESIEKKAGKSSSTNQSFTIGRNLENIDDRISDFERRLLDIEDRYWRQFTAMEKAIQQSNQQSMFLMNQFGGGM comes from the coding sequence ATGAGCATGAGAATAGGCGGATTAGCTAGTGGTATGGATATCGATCAGCTTGTATCGGATTTGATGAAAGCTGAAAGAATGCCACTTGATAAATTAACCCAAAAGAAAACTTTCTTAGAATGGCAACGTGATGACTACCGTGAGATGAATAAGTTGATGTTTGATTTTGATAGTTTAATATTTGACGGAGTTGGAAAGCAAGGAACTTTTATCCAAAAGACCATCAGTTCTTCTAATCCGGATGCTGTTTCTGTTAGAAACATTAATTCAGTGTCAGATTTTTCTGGCTCAGTTGAAGTACATCAGCTTGCGAAGTCGGCAACAATGCGTAATAGAATTCCGGTAACATTAGAACCCGATAAATTACTGAGTGAGCAAGGGGTTACGGGGACACAAACTTTTATTATTCGTGCTATAAAGCCGAATGGAGAACTACAAACACAAACCACTAATGCTAAAGGTGAAACAATCGAGGAAGGCTTTAAATTGACATTTGATCCTTCGAAGGAAACACTCAACTCTATTATTAGTAAAATTAATGAGAAGTCTGGCGTGAATGCGTTTTTTGATGACGCAACAAATCAAATCTCATTTACTGCAAAAAACACAGGGAATGTGGTTTCTCCTACTGATTTACCAGAAATTGAGTTAGTGGATGTAGCAGGGACCTTCCTTAAGGAAACTCTAAATTTTCATGTTAATAACAAACAGGCGGAAGCAAACGGTGTTGGGACTATCGGACAAAATGCTGATCTGACTTATAACGGTCTACGAATCACTAGAAGCACAAATAATATAAACATAAATGGATTTGAATTAACTTTAAAAAAGGAAACAGCAGCTGGAGAATCCGTTTCTTTCTCTTCTTCACCTGATGTTGATAAGATCCTTGAAACAGTCGTCAAATTTGTAGATAAATACAATGAAATGATTGAAAAGATGAACAGTAAGGTGGATGAAAAACGCTACCGAGATTATCAGCCCCTAACCTCTGAACAAAAGGAGGCAATGTCAGAGAAGGAAATAGAGCTGTGGGAAGAACGAGCTAAAAGCGGGACTTTACGTGGTGATTCGGTATTACAGAATGGCTTAAATCAAATGAGAAGAGACCTTTATACAGTGGTTGAAGGGTTGACTGGTGTCTCGCAGTTAGCTGAAATTGGAATTAAAACCTCTTCAAACTACCTTGAAAAAGGGAAGCTAATTATTGATGAAGATAAGTTACGCAAAGCCATTTCAGATGACCCAAATGGCGTGTATAAGCTTTTTAATGGTGCAACCTCCAATTCGGAGGGAATTGTAGACCGTCTTCGTGAAACACTGAAGGGTACTATGGAAAGCATAGAGAAAAAAGCAGGTAAAAGTTCAAGTACCAACCAATCGTTTACAATTGGTCGTAATCTTGAAAACATAGATGATCGAATTTCGGATTTTGAAAGAAGACTGTTAGACATTGAAGACCGTTACTGGCGTCAATTCACAGCAATGGAAAAGGCAATTCAACAATCAAACCAACAATCCATGTTCCTTATGAACCAATTTGGTGGAGGAATGTAA
- a CDS encoding HD-GYP domain-containing protein: protein MKKVPLRKVKEGDILALDLYTEDFKLLLVRGTKLSFPLITLMSNRAIKEVFIEDEHTDDVTYSPLLFHDARKEIHKEIYRVLFQYLSQEEIGFKFNSVDLGKEFEKISRTLLNYIATQPDILHSMHDIHVYDHYVLQHSLNVGMISGMIGLEKGLSKNELIELMVGAMLFDIGMTKLPKHVLNKKGTFSTIEKKVVQRHTMLGYEVLIKERNISEESALCALYHHERLDGDGYPTNLPGDAIHLYPRIVAVADVFDALTTQRHHRDQYSPHEAVEYLYASGGTMFDTDVIKSFLKTFAVFPVGSTVKLNNGLNAVVTKVFPDFPLRPVVRILEDTHGERLHTPIDVDLRHHHNVTIQ, encoded by the coding sequence ATGAAAAAGGTACCGTTACGTAAAGTCAAAGAAGGCGACATTCTCGCTTTAGACCTTTATACCGAAGACTTTAAGCTATTATTAGTCCGTGGAACGAAGCTATCTTTTCCATTAATAACCCTCATGAGTAATCGTGCCATTAAGGAAGTTTTTATTGAAGACGAACACACGGATGATGTGACATATAGTCCTCTCCTCTTTCATGATGCTCGAAAAGAAATCCATAAGGAAATTTACCGGGTTCTATTTCAATATCTTTCTCAAGAAGAAATTGGTTTCAAATTTAATTCGGTTGACCTTGGAAAAGAATTTGAGAAAATTTCTAGAACCCTCTTGAATTATATAGCGACTCAACCAGATATTCTACACAGTATGCATGACATTCATGTGTACGACCATTACGTTCTTCAACATTCCCTTAATGTCGGGATGATTTCCGGCATGATTGGGCTGGAAAAAGGGCTTTCCAAAAATGAGCTAATCGAGCTTATGGTAGGTGCGATGTTGTTTGATATTGGAATGACTAAACTTCCTAAGCATGTGTTGAACAAAAAAGGAACATTTAGTACGATTGAGAAAAAAGTCGTTCAGCGTCACACCATGTTGGGGTATGAAGTTTTAATAAAAGAACGAAATATCTCAGAAGAGTCTGCCCTGTGCGCCTTATATCACCATGAACGATTAGACGGCGATGGTTATCCTACGAACTTACCTGGAGATGCGATTCACTTGTACCCACGGATTGTCGCGGTTGCAGATGTATTCGATGCGCTAACAACTCAGCGCCACCATCGAGATCAATACTCCCCTCATGAAGCAGTGGAATACCTTTATGCTTCCGGCGGTACGATGTTTGATACCGATGTCATTAAGTCGTTTTTAAAAACTTTCGCTGTCTTCCCAGTTGGTTCAACCGTAAAGCTAAATAACGGTTTGAATGCGGTTGTGACAAAGGTTTTCCCAGACTTCCCGCTTCGCCCTGTGGTTCGGATATTAGAAGATACCCATGGTGAGCGACTACATACACCGATTGACGTAGATCTTCGTCACCATCATAATGTAACGATTCAATAG
- a CDS encoding Lrp/AsnC family transcriptional regulator, translated as MKLDDTDKKILQLLTENGRLSYVDIGKELGLSRVSIRDRVQQLMKNGVIEKFSVVINSEKVGKGVSAFFEVDCEPAHLVEVAQALADNPAVASCYQMTGPSTLHMHVLVEDFTSLERFINNELYALEGISRVESHILLRRFKSRTGLKL; from the coding sequence ATGAAGCTTGATGATACGGATAAAAAAATACTGCAGCTTCTTACAGAAAACGGAAGACTATCGTATGTCGATATAGGAAAAGAATTGGGACTATCAAGGGTATCCATCCGCGACCGTGTCCAACAGCTAATGAAAAATGGAGTCATTGAAAAGTTCAGCGTTGTTATTAACTCTGAAAAAGTAGGAAAAGGTGTATCAGCCTTTTTCGAGGTCGATTGTGAACCGGCCCATTTAGTTGAGGTGGCACAAGCGCTCGCAGACAACCCGGCAGTCGCAAGCTGCTACCAAATGACGGGCCCAAGTACCTTACATATGCACGTACTTGTAGAGGATTTTACAAGCTTAGAACGATTTATTAACAACGAGCTGTATGCTTTAGAAGGCATCAGTCGTGTGGAGAGTCACATCTTACTCCGAAGATTTAAGAGCCGAACTGGTCTAAAGTTGTAG
- a CDS encoding flagellar protein FliT produces MSVVNEFFEETKQLLALLKKHEDTQDRDQQIEQINTILDRRQSMLLQMKPPYTKEEETIGQKCIVMEKEIQFLLQTEKEKIKKDMKSLKNRKDSREKYVNPYKSINHDGMFYDKRK; encoded by the coding sequence GTGTCAGTGGTTAATGAGTTCTTTGAAGAAACAAAACAACTTCTAGCTTTACTCAAAAAGCATGAAGACACCCAGGACCGGGATCAGCAAATTGAGCAAATCAACACAATCCTAGATCGCAGACAATCGATGCTGCTCCAAATGAAGCCTCCCTACACAAAAGAAGAGGAAACCATCGGCCAAAAATGCATCGTAATGGAAAAGGAAATTCAGTTTTTACTTCAAACTGAAAAAGAGAAGATTAAAAAGGATATGAAATCTTTAAAGAACCGTAAAGATTCCAGAGAGAAGTATGTAAACCCATATAAATCTATCAACCACGACGGTATGTTTTACGATAAACGAAAATAG